One window of Ziziphus jujuba cultivar Dongzao chromosome 5, ASM3175591v1 genomic DNA carries:
- the LOC107420412 gene encoding uncharacterized protein LOC107420412 isoform X2 produces the protein MPSEDAKAVKKIEEAEEQEGDDNKSLSTIIDSRKKKPTNNVVTSAAKSRPKEAKVKKEYTKDCDSDSDSNKPIARRNVAKVKKEENNHAEDQDEDDKPLAKRSSNTKPDKDAKVKKEENNRDEYEDDKPLAKRSSITKPDKDLKKKNKEEEKKKKTAEVTTEQKKRQKKVFDLPGQKRDPPEERDPLRIFYETLYKQIPHSEMAQFWMMECGLLSKEEAKKAFEKKQKKSQQQRLGTPTKSAVAVKSTKSPTVKSTTSSSPNSSNKKTKTESKTGSKQTRKRKIEDESSDDDSDDDFVANRLMKKKRAA, from the exons ATGCCCTCAGAGGATGCGAAGGCtgtgaagaaaattgaagaGGCGGAAGAGCAAGAAGGGGACGATAACAAGAGTTTGAGCACTATTATTGACAGCCGCAAGAAGAAACCCACCAATAATGTTGTCACTTCAGCAGCCAAATCTCGACCAAAAGAAGCCAAAGTTAAGAAAGAATACACCAAAGATTGTGATTCTGATTCAGATTCTAATAAACCCATAGCTCGCCGCAACGTTGCCAAAGTCAAGAAGGAAGAGAATAACCACGCCGAAGACCAAGACGAAGACGACAAGCCTCTTGCTAAGAGGAGCTCCAATACTAAGCCCGATAAG GATGCCAAAGTCAAGAAGGAAGAGAATAACCGCGACGAATACGAAGACGACAAGCCCCTTGCCAAGAGGAGCTCTATTACTAAGCCCGATAAG gatttgaagaaaaaaaataaagaggaagagaagaagaagaagacagcaGAGGTTACAACTGAGCAGAAGAAGAGGCAAAAAAAGGTTTTTGATTTGCCTGGGCAGAAGCGAGACCCTCCTGAGGAG AGGGACCCATTAAGGATTTTCTACGAAACGCTGTATAAGCAAATTCCACATAGCGAAATGGCACAGTTCTG GATGATGGAATGTGGTTTGCTTTCAAAAGAGGAGGCGAAGAAAGCCTTtgagaagaagcagaagaagagtCAGCAGCAAAGGCTGGGTACCCCAACAAAATCTGCAGTTGCTGTTAAGAGCACCAAGTCTCCTACTGTTAAGAGTACAACATCATCCTCCCCAAATTCTTCCAATAAAAAGACCAAAACAGAATCCAAAACTGGTTCTAAGCAGACTAGAAAGCGGAAGATTGAAGATGAAAGCTCCGATGATGATTCTGATGATGACTTTGTGGCCAACAGActcatgaagaagaagagagcagcctaa
- the LOC107420412 gene encoding uncharacterized protein LOC107420412 isoform X1 produces the protein MPSEDAKAVKKIEEAEEQEGDDNKSLSTIIDSRKKKPTNNVVTSAAKSRPKEAKVKKEYTKDCDSDSDSNKPIARRNVAKVKKEENNHAEDQDEDDKPLAKRSSNTKPDKILINPLLRYKDAKVKKEENNRDEYEDDKPLAKRSSITKPDKDLKKKNKEEEKKKKTAEVTTEQKKRQKKVFDLPGQKRDPPEERDPLRIFYETLYKQIPHSEMAQFWMMECGLLSKEEAKKAFEKKQKKSQQQRLGTPTKSAVAVKSTKSPTVKSTTSSSPNSSNKKTKTESKTGSKQTRKRKIEDESSDDDSDDDFVANRLMKKKRAA, from the exons ATGCCCTCAGAGGATGCGAAGGCtgtgaagaaaattgaagaGGCGGAAGAGCAAGAAGGGGACGATAACAAGAGTTTGAGCACTATTATTGACAGCCGCAAGAAGAAACCCACCAATAATGTTGTCACTTCAGCAGCCAAATCTCGACCAAAAGAAGCCAAAGTTAAGAAAGAATACACCAAAGATTGTGATTCTGATTCAGATTCTAATAAACCCATAGCTCGCCGCAACGTTGCCAAAGTCAAGAAGGAAGAGAATAACCACGCCGAAGACCAAGACGAAGACGACAAGCCTCTTGCTAAGAGGAGCTCCAATACTAAGCCCGATAAG ATTCTGATAAACCCATTGCTTCGCTACAAGGATGCCAAAGTCAAGAAGGAAGAGAATAACCGCGACGAATACGAAGACGACAAGCCCCTTGCCAAGAGGAGCTCTATTACTAAGCCCGATAAG gatttgaagaaaaaaaataaagaggaagagaagaagaagaagacagcaGAGGTTACAACTGAGCAGAAGAAGAGGCAAAAAAAGGTTTTTGATTTGCCTGGGCAGAAGCGAGACCCTCCTGAGGAG AGGGACCCATTAAGGATTTTCTACGAAACGCTGTATAAGCAAATTCCACATAGCGAAATGGCACAGTTCTG GATGATGGAATGTGGTTTGCTTTCAAAAGAGGAGGCGAAGAAAGCCTTtgagaagaagcagaagaagagtCAGCAGCAAAGGCTGGGTACCCCAACAAAATCTGCAGTTGCTGTTAAGAGCACCAAGTCTCCTACTGTTAAGAGTACAACATCATCCTCCCCAAATTCTTCCAATAAAAAGACCAAAACAGAATCCAAAACTGGTTCTAAGCAGACTAGAAAGCGGAAGATTGAAGATGAAAGCTCCGATGATGATTCTGATGATGACTTTGTGGCCAACAGActcatgaagaagaagagagcagcctaa
- the LOC107407054 gene encoding uncharacterized protein LOC107407054, with product MGTKGWPRVSSERQNWHNIFNAMVQMLRNQKTQLDTLAKERKILEQRLRMQHDNWVSDVRLLEDQISQMKGDFVTQKISGSLEAAKSEFVIGLKEREAFLNKIRLEYADNELDDLKALFNLMSNKLSDQEIGGSDKDIRSLKNTKDGKHLSNRPESEVKRLKQEYEKLALEKNSEVSALLAEKQFVWNQYKIMEANYTIKLNNKSSEVDAAKGKVQELLASMEQLQSSNNEKDDRIARLTSEVAKMNDESNKLKEETFRLSQELDSLRKFKSASVTPVLKGCTAGTRTSRLRGNNSDGNRIVTVKKESSALQIPDSIKGKGSKSSKRKGDVIIISETPKLFTSSFKVPKLKNSTPHMH from the exons ATGGGCACGAAAGGATGGCCACGAGTTTCCTCGGAACGTCAAAATTGGCACAATATTTTCAACGCTATGGTGCAGATGTTGCGTAACCAAAAGACACAGCTCGACACACTCGCCAAAGAGCGCAAAATTCTCGAACAACGGCTCAGAATGCAACATGATAACTGGGTCTCCGATGTTCGCCTCTTGGAGGATCAGATATCTCAG ATGAAGGGCGATTTCGTTACGCAAAAGATATCTGGCTCACTTGAGGCGGCAAAGTCAGAATTCGTTATCGGTTTGAAGGAAAGAGAGGCTTTTCTTAACAAAATTAGACTCG AATATGCAGACAATGAGTTGGATGATCTTAAAGCCTTGTTCAATTTAATGTCCAACAAATTGTCTGATCAAGAG ATAGGAGGCAGTGATAAGGATATAAGGTCTTTAAAAAACACCAAGGATGGCAAGCATCTTTCTAATAGACCAGAAAGTGAAGTAAAAAGATTAAAGCAGGAATATGAGAAGCTTGCTTTAGAAAAGAATTCTGAGGTATCTGCACTGTTGGCAGAGAAGCAATTTGTATGGAACCAATATAAAATTATGGAGGCTAATTATACCATCAAATTAAATAACAAGAGTTCTGAGGTTGACGCAGCAAAGGGGAAGGTACAGGAACTTCTTGCCAGTATGGAGCAACTGCAGTCATCAAATAATGAAAAGGATGACAGGATTGCAAGACTAACAAGTGAAGTGGCTAAGATGAATGATGAATCAAATAAATTGAAAGAAGAAACTTTCAGACTCTCCCAGGAGTTGGATTCATTAAGAAAGTTCAAAAGTGCTTCAGTAACACCTGTTTTGAAAGGCTGTACAGCTGGAACCAGAACTTCTCGCTTGAGAGGCAATAATAGTGATGGGAATAGAATCGTTACTGTGAAGAAAGAATCATCTGCTCTACAGATTCCTGATTCTATCAAGGGAAAG GGTTCCAAAAGTTCCAAGAGAAAAGGAGATGTAATAATTATCTCGGAGACCCCAAAGTTGTTCACCTCCTCATTTAAAGTTCCCAAATTGAAGAACTCAACTCCACATATGCATTAA
- the LOC107405381 gene encoding probable alkaline/neutral invertase F encodes MSPTTAVVDVTQNGSVKSHETAGNVCEAIGNYDILKLLDNPRPINIERKRSFDEKSFSDQFPDGLSPHQHCRNTENSLRAIDSPCRRSSLYTYTPRSHTYYDAHPMVSDAWDALRRSLVHFRDQPVGTIAALDHSVEGLNYDQVFVRDFVPSALAFLMNGEDEVVKNFLLKTLLLQSWEKRVDQFKLGEGVMPASFKVLHDPVRNFETLIADFGESAIGRVAPVDSGFWWIILLRAYTKSTGDTSLAEKPECQRGMRLILSLCLSEGFDTFPTLLCADGCCMIDRRMGVYGYPIEIQALFFMALRCALLLLKQDDVGKEFVERIVDRLHALSYHMRSYFWLDLKQLNNIYRYKTEEYSHTAVNKFNVMPDSLPDWVFDFMPTRGGYFIGNVSPAKMDFRWFCMGNCMAILSSMATPEQSAAIMDLIESRWEELVGEMPLKICYPAIESHEWRIVTGCDPKNTRWSYHNGGSWPVLVWLLTAACIKTGRPQIARRAIELAERRLSKDQWPEYYDGKMGRYIGKQARKFQTWSIAGYLVAKMMLDDPSHLGMISLEEDKQMKPLVKRSASWTC; translated from the exons atgtctcCAACAACTGCCGTGGTGGATGTTACTCAAAATGGAAGTGTGAAAAGTCATGAGACTGCAGGCAATGTATGTGAAGCTATTGGAAACTATGATATTTTGAAGCTATTGGACAATCCAAGGCCAATAAATATAGAGAGGAAAAGATCCTTCGATGAAAAGTCATTCAGTGATCAATTCCCCGATGGATTATCGCCCCATCAGCATTGCAGAAACACAGAAAATTCGCTGCGGGCAATAGATTCTCCTTGTAGAAGGTCAAGCTTGTATACTTATACACCAAGATCTCACACTTACTATGACGCGCACCCTATGGTTTCCGATGCATGGGATGCTTTGAGGCGCTCGCTTGTTCATTTCCGAGACCAACCAGTTGGGACAATTGCTGCCCTTGACCATTCCGTCGAGGGTCTCAACTACGATCAG GTGTTTGTTAGAGATTTTGTCCCAAGTGCATTGGCCTTTTTGATGAACGGTGAAGATGAAGTGGTCAAAAATTTCCTTCTGAAAACACTTCTACTCCAGTCATGGGAGAAAAGGGTAGACCAGTTCAAGCTTGGAGAAGGAGTAATGCCGGCAAGTTTTAAAGTACTCCATGACCCTGTCAGAAATTTCGAAACTTTAATTGCAGATTTCGGCGAGAGTGCAATAGGAAGAGTAGCTCCTGTTGATTCTGGATTCTGGTGGATTATATTGCTTCGTGCTTACACAAAGTCTACAGGGGACACTTCTCTCGCTGAAAAGCCCGAATGCCAAAGAGGAATGCGTCTCATTCTCAGTTTGTGTCTCTCTGAAGGTTTTGATACTTTCCCAACTTTACTCTGCGCCGATGGGTGTTGTATGATTGATCGCAGAATG GGTGTTTATGGGTATCCCATAGAAATACAAGCTCTGTTCTTCATGGCATTAAGGTGTGCTCTGCTTTTACTTAAGCAAGACGACGTGGGCAAAGAATTCGTGGAACGAATAGTTGATCGCCTCCACGCTCTAAGCTATCACATGCGGAGCTACTTCTGGCTGGACCTGAAGCAGCTCAACAACATATATCGGTACAAAACAGAGGAATACTCCCACACAGCAGTGAACAAGTTCAATGTAATGCCAGATTCTCTTCCCGATTGGGTATTCGATTTCATGCCCACTCGAGGTGGATACTTCATCGGGAATGTGAGCCCAGCGAAAATGGATTTCCGTTGGTTTTGCATGGGAAACTGCATGGCCATTTTATCGTCAATGGCGACTCCTGAGCAATCTGCAGCCATAATGGACCTTATCGAATCGAGATGGGAAGAGCTGGTCGGAGAAATGCCGTTGAAGATATGTTATCCGGCAATAGAAAGTCACGAATGGCGGATAGTAACTGGGTGTGACCCCAAGAACACCAGGTGGAGTTACCACAACGGTGGCTCTTGGCCAG TACTTGTATGGCTGCTTACAGCAGCATGCATCAAGACAGGACGTCCCCAGATTGCAAGACGAGCCATTGAACTGGCGGAGAGGCGGCTGTCAAAAGACCAGTGGCCGGAGTATTACGATGGGAAGATGGGAAGGTATATAGGAAAACAGGCTCGGAAGTTTCAAACATGGTCAATTGCTGGTTATTTGGTGGCAAAGATGATGCTGGATGACCCATCTCACTTGGGCATGATTTCGCTGGAGGAAGACAAACAAATGAAACCTCTCGTTAAAAGATCCGCATCTTGGACCTGTTAG